The genome window AGCAACGGCGCCTTTGGCAACGAGGGTGATTTTCTCAGCCTCGCGCAGCAGGCGGCCGGTGTCGCGATCGGGATCGGCAAAGCTTGTTTCATCCACGGTTTCGCCATTCACCTGAGGGTACACGCTGGTGCTGCTGGTGTAGAGCGGAAAGGCGCGTGGGAAGGCGGTGGTAAGATGGCGCATGCCGTCCACATAGACGGTCTGATACATCTCTGCGCCGCCACGGCTGGAGCTGGCGCAGTGGATGACGGCATCCACACTGACGGCGCCCAGTTTTTCAGCCAGGGCGCTGACGGAGGCGCTGCTGGAGATATCGCAGGACTCCGTGCGCCAGGGCTTGGCGGCAGCCAGACGTGCCGCTGACTCTGGCGAATGGGTGAGCCCGATGACCTCATGCCCGGCGGCATGAAGGAGATCCGCGGCGCGTTCGCCGACAAATCCGCAGCCTGCAATGATCACCTTCATAGCGGGCGGTTTTTTTGGTAGTAGGACACGAGCCCGTTGACCATGCCCTGCACGTAATCCTCGATGGCGCTGGACTGCAGACGACCTGCGATGAGCGTGCGGCCGATGAAGTGTCCGCGGAGGAGCCGGCGGTAGGTTTCCTCGTGGTTCATCACATATGGCTCCAGATAGATGACAGGGCAGTCATAGATGCGGTTGGCCAGCAGATTGCGCGCATAGACATAGGCGTTGCTGCCGACGCGGCGTGCATTGGGCGTGGTGTAAACGTAGGCGGGCAGGCCGGTGCTCTGGCGCATGCCATTGGCCACGGACTCCGCGAGCGGCAGCTCCTCCTGGTGCGTGCGGGAGAAGAGGCGGTTGAGCATCTCAAAGCGCACGTCCTGCTGCTCCAGCTCCACAGGGGAGTAGCAGCCGTTGATGAGCACGTGCATGTGGTTCATCGGGGAAAACTGCGGGCTTTTGGCATCGCCCCAGGATTCGGCATTGAAGTGCAGGCAGACCACGAGGTCGGGCTTGATGGTCTCGTTCACTTTCTTGCCGCGCGCATGGATCTCGCTGACACGGTAGAAGAGCTTTTCGCTCTGCCACTGCACGGTGAGGATCTTGGCGTCTCCAGTGAGGCCGTTGTAGCTTTCCTGTGGCTGTGGAAAGCCGGATTCGTTGAGGAGCTGACGAGCAGGTACAATCAGATCTGCAGGCCGCTGCGTGGTCACGGGTTCTGGGCGGTCACGCACCAGGGAGACGTAGGCACCCAGGGCCTTGAGCCGCTCCGCCAGCACCTGCGCGGTGGCCAAGGTGAGATCTCCCTCCTGGATGGATTCACCGGGGGCAAAGCTCAGGAAGCGCTCCTCCATCTGAGCATAGCCGCCGCCGATGTGGCCGGGGTCGATGGCGATGTGGATGTCGCTCAGCAGGGGGCGGCCTTTGAGAGGGGGCATTTCGGCGGCTGCACGCCAGGTGCGGGTGCCTTGTGCTGGCGACTCAGAGCCGCTGGCAAAGGCGATGCGTGCCTCGGGCTTGAGCGGGTCGCCAGTCTGAACGACGACGCCATCGGCCTCCAGTTTCCAGGGAGGCTGAAAGGGGGAGTTGTCCGAGTAAACATCCTTGATGGCGGCCTCAAATTCGGCGCGGGAGAGGGTGTGGTGAAAGGACTGCAGCTTCAGCCAGTCGGGCTTGGTGCCCAAGGGGCTGACGCGGTCCCAGCGGGGGGCTGGAGCTGGCGGGGGCGTGGCCGCAGGCGGCTGTGCCACTGCCTGCGGAGCTGGAGCAGGTGTCGTGGCAGCGGGCGGCAGACCGGGCGTGATCTCTGCGGGTGCCGCAGGAGCGGTGGCGGCTGGCGCGGGCACAATCGTCTGAGCCAGGCTCTGCGTCACTAGAGCGGACGCGAGCATGGCCGGCAGCGAGCAGCGGCACAGCATTCGTTTCATGATCATATTATGTGCATCCTAGACTTGATCCCTGCCTTCATCATCTACTAAGTAGCGCCACGATGAATGACAACACGGCTGACAGCGCGGACGGACTCTTTCGGCTGCTTTTTCTCGGGGATGTGGTGGGCGAGCCGGGGCGCAAGGCGGTCTCTGTGCTGCTGCCGCTGCTCAAGGAGGAGCTGAAGCTGGATTTCATCGTGGTGAACGGGGAGAACTCCGCCGGTGGGCGCGGCATCACGCCCAAGATCGCCATCAGCCTGATGCGCGCCGGTGCTGCGGTGGTGACCAGCGGGGACCACATCTGGGACCAGAAGGAGATCGTATCCTATCTGGCGGATGAGCCGCGCATGCTGCGCCCGCTGAACTACCCTGCCGGCACGCCCGGCAATGGCTACGTGGTGCTGGAGTCCAAGAAGTGCAAGGTGGCCGTGGTGAACCTGCAGGGCCGCACCTTCATGAACCAGCAGCTGGACAATCCTTTCCCGGCCATCCTCGCCTGTGTGGAAAAGCTGCGGGAAGAAACGCCAGTGATCTTTGTGGACTTCCACGCCGAGGCCACCAGCGAGAAAGTCGCGATGGGCTGGCATCTGGATGGCAAGGTGTCCGCCGTGGTGGGCACGCACACCCATGTGCCCACCGCCGACGAGCGCGTGCTGCCGAAGGGCACCGCCTTTCAAAGCGATGCCGGCATGTGCGGCCCGATGGACAGCGTGATCGGCAGCCAGATTGAGCCGGTGCTGGAGCGTTTTCACACCATGATGCCCACGCGCTTTGGCGTCGGGCGCGGAGCGGTGAGGCTCAATGGCGCGCTGATCACGATCGATCCCGCCACGGGCAAGGCGCTGAAGATTGAGCGCGTGGCGCGCACATGGCACGACTAGATGCGCATCTCAGGCGATGCCTTCGCGTTTGCGCTGCTTGAGGAGGAAATCAGTGCCGCAGGCGAGTTTTTTGGCCATGGGGGATTTCAGATTCACCACACGCCAGAAGGGGGTGATCTTGCTTAGCGGTGCGCCGTTTTGATGCTGCTCCCACGCAAGCTCGGAGGCGATGCGCAGGAAGATGCCGGCGGTGAGAGGGCAGGTGAAGTCAGCGCGATGAGCGGCGGCCAGGTCCTCGCGCATTTGTGGCATTGTGCGGGATTCTCCCGGAGGAATTTCGGCCACGTAGGCTGCCACCACGGCAGGCGTGGGGATGAGCATCTTTTCACCTTCGCCATGGCCGGCATAGGGCTTTCCCAATTGCGAGACGCTGGGCTTGGGCGGGTGCGCGAATTTCTCGGTCCAGGACTTGGGCATGGCGTGCGTGGGGTTACTTGAGTTTGGCGAGTGCTTCCTCTGCCAGTTTGCGGGCCTTGAGCTGCTTGTACTTGGGGCTCGCGGCTGCGGTGAAATCGGCTTTGGCCTCGGTGGTGTTGCCAAGGGCCAGGTGGGCGCGGCCGCGATTGTAGCGGATGTAGGAGTCCTCGGGCGTGAGTGGCAGTGCGGCGTTATAGGCGTCGAGGGCTTCATCGGCACGGCCAAGGAGCAGCAGGGCATCGCCACGTCGGTTGAGGGTCTTGGCGGTGAAAGGGATCTTTTGAGCGTGATCTGGCGGCAGGCAGTCGCGCAGGGCATTGAGGAGAAGCTCGCAGGTGGTGGCGCTGGACTCGACGGCAGGCGATGACTGGGTGGCGTCTTTGAGATCGTCCTTCACGCGGTCCAGCAGCACTTCGATGGGCTCGACGGCGTAGTCGCCGGGGCCTTTGGCCTGAGCCATCTGCTGCAGGCCTGTGATGCACTCCGCCGATTTGCCTGCATGGGCCAGCTTCAAAAGAGCCGCCAAAGTGGGCGGTTCCGGGGCTGGAGGTGTCGGTGCGGGTTCGGGAAGAGGTAAAGCGGCAGGTGGCATGGCTGCAGGAGCAGCAGCTGACACGGCAGCGGGCTGACCGGCGAGGTAGATGTCATCTCCCACAAGGCGGGAGTACTCCGCCGGGATCTGTCCGCCGTTGGAACGCTCCAATACCCCAGCGCGGGTGCGCTTGAAGACCTGCTCCACGGTGAGGCCGGGTGTGCGCAGGTGCTTGAGCAGCTCTTCGGTGTAGAGGCCATTGGTGCCATCGCCATCGAGCGCGGTCTGCCCAGCATCGGTGGCGAAGGCGATGAGCGATCCTGCTGGCGGCTTCATCTCGCTGAGGCCGCCGGGGCTGCTCGCATCGCGGGTGCGGCCGGTGCGTGCCACGGCGGTGGTGCGGCAGGCGTCGAGGATGACGAGGTTGCAACGAGCACCGGCGGTCTTCATGTCTGCCACGGCTTGCTCGACATTGAAGAGCTTGGTTTCCGCCAGCAGGCGCAGCGTCACATCATCGGCCCCTTCGGGCGAGTAACCGGACTTCACCGGCAGCAGGTAGTTGGAGCCTGCCACGGAGATGCCATGGCCTGCATAGTAAAACAGGCCCACCTCAGCGCCGGTCAGCGTGGCGCGGAATTCCACCACGGCCTTGAGCAGCTGATCGCGGGTGACGTCATGTTTTTCGATCACGGCGAATCCAAGATCGCGCAGGGTTTTGGCCACGGCTTTGGCGTCGTTGGCTGTGTTTCGCAGCGGGCCCACGGCGGCTTCGTATTTGGCATTGCCGATGACGAGGGCGGTGCGCTCGGCGGGCTTGGGCGCGGCAGCGGCGTGCTGGGAAAACAACGCCAGCAGCAGGCACAGGCAGCCGATGTGGGAAATGCGGGAGGGCATGTGGACAGTCTGCAAAAAAGCGGCCCGGTGGTCAACTGCATGCGCGGACTAAGCAATTGGTTGAACTGTCTGGCAGAGTCCGCATCATCCGCGCGATGATGCGCGCCTTTCCTCTCCTGATGCTGCTGCTCCTGGTGGGCTGTGATTCGATGTCGAAGAAAAAGCAGGCCGACGAGCCGACACAGCTCATACCAGGAGATCCCAGCGCGCCGTCGCAGGTGACGCCGGATGAGGCGATGAAGATTGCGCAGGAGTTTACGCGTCACACGTGGAGGCCCTTTGCGCGCAACATCCTGCATGGGAAGGACAAGGCGGGCATTCTCGTGAACACGCCGGATGTGACACATGAGCCGGACAAGGAGCGCAAGG of Prosthecobacter vanneervenii contains these proteins:
- a CDS encoding N-acetylmuramoyl-L-alanine amidase; protein product: MKRMLCRCSLPAMLASALVTQSLAQTIVPAPAATAPAAPAEITPGLPPAATTPAPAPQAVAQPPAATPPPAPAPRWDRVSPLGTKPDWLKLQSFHHTLSRAEFEAAIKDVYSDNSPFQPPWKLEADGVVVQTGDPLKPEARIAFASGSESPAQGTRTWRAAAEMPPLKGRPLLSDIHIAIDPGHIGGGYAQMEERFLSFAPGESIQEGDLTLATAQVLAERLKALGAYVSLVRDRPEPVTTQRPADLIVPARQLLNESGFPQPQESYNGLTGDAKILTVQWQSEKLFYRVSEIHARGKKVNETIKPDLVVCLHFNAESWGDAKSPQFSPMNHMHVLINGCYSPVELEQQDVRFEMLNRLFSRTHQEELPLAESVANGMRQSTGLPAYVYTTPNARRVGSNAYVYARNLLANRIYDCPVIYLEPYVMNHEETYRRLLRGHFIGRTLIAGRLQSSAIEDYVQGMVNGLVSYYQKNRPL
- a CDS encoding caspase family protein is translated as MPSRISHIGCLCLLLALFSQHAAAAPKPAERTALVIGNAKYEAAVGPLRNTANDAKAVAKTLRDLGFAVIEKHDVTRDQLLKAVVEFRATLTGAEVGLFYYAGHGISVAGSNYLLPVKSGYSPEGADDVTLRLLAETKLFNVEQAVADMKTAGARCNLVILDACRTTAVARTGRTRDASSPGGLSEMKPPAGSLIAFATDAGQTALDGDGTNGLYTEELLKHLRTPGLTVEQVFKRTRAGVLERSNGGQIPAEYSRLVGDDIYLAGQPAAVSAAAPAAMPPAALPLPEPAPTPPAPEPPTLAALLKLAHAGKSAECITGLQQMAQAKGPGDYAVEPIEVLLDRVKDDLKDATQSSPAVESSATTCELLLNALRDCLPPDHAQKIPFTAKTLNRRGDALLLLGRADEALDAYNAALPLTPEDSYIRYNRGRAHLALGNTTEAKADFTAAASPKYKQLKARKLAEEALAKLK
- a CDS encoding TIGR00282 family metallophosphoesterase, whose translation is MNDNTADSADGLFRLLFLGDVVGEPGRKAVSVLLPLLKEELKLDFIVVNGENSAGGRGITPKIAISLMRAGAAVVTSGDHIWDQKEIVSYLADEPRMLRPLNYPAGTPGNGYVVLESKKCKVAVVNLQGRTFMNQQLDNPFPAILACVEKLREETPVIFVDFHAEATSEKVAMGWHLDGKVSAVVGTHTHVPTADERVLPKGTAFQSDAGMCGPMDSVIGSQIEPVLERFHTMMPTRFGVGRGAVRLNGALITIDPATGKALKIERVARTWHD